ttagcgtttcttcatgcggcaattttttgttcttttgtgtgtgtgtattgcttctatgtaaatattttagagttttggtcagtatcttattagcatttttgtaatcggttacatatattttaacgcattcaaaacttttactgttcaacttgaaaatgaccgtcgaacggtcgaaacgtcgttgttttttaacgttaacttttatagtgaaaTACTATTTTCAGTTACTTTTAATCATTCTGAGGGTTAAATTCGCACTTTTTAAAGCTTTACAAGCTACAAAGCCGAAAATTAGTCAGTTCGACGATTCTACATGAATAATTAGCATCAGCTTGCGTTTAAATTTCACGTCATTTAGCTCGctcaggttacaaacatttctgatattttcggAGCGAAGCGTTCCGAGTTCGAGCATAAAACTTcacacagaaaatgaataatagcagtatttgaagaatatgaagtaaaaaaaattaagaatgaggtaccaggtacatttttatcgcgtCAAATATCACCCATTTTCCTCCGCTATGTCATGCGGTCTTTGAGGATGTTCTTTAAAGAGCttagaaaatcacaattttaacatttccgtaAAAAGTATCGAAgtagaaatgaacaagaatagtTGTTCTTaagttttgtcaagtttggtgccaattgaattcatttaaagacttcaccgttgcttggttctcgcagcaaattttggacaatttgtcaaacagaaaGCCGCACTTTAaccgcgttttcaaattttcgcaaatttctaaaaaaataagaatcgctggaacttttaaatgtggttcttgaaaatagttcactaaAGGGTATCTTTGGACAAAATATGAGCTATCCCCCAAATtggtcgttgacggacgatTCTCGATTCTTACAGGCAACCGTTCTTAAAGAACAGTTAGCTGAAGGAGAGATCGAGAAATCCCCCCAGTCTCGCAGTCGAAGGAATTTTATATCCCCAACAAGAGCGTAGTTCGTAATACAGCCGAAACCACGAAGATGAGAATAGTTTACGACGCCTCCGCACGAGCAACTCCTAATTCACCTTCTTTGAATGACTGCCTGCACCCAGGACCTGCATTGCAGTATAGGCGTTGGGACATACTTATCCAACAGAGAGATTACCCAGTGGTCCTAGCGGGTGACATAAAGAAGGCATTTCTACAAATACGAATCCACGAAAGCGAGAGAGATGCACTTCGGTTCCACTGGCGACCAAGTCCCTTATCAGAGATAGAAACCTACCGATTTACACGAGTATTGTTTGGGCTTTCCCCTTCCCCATTCTTGTTAGGAGGCGTCCTCGAATGCCATTTAGACGCGTGGGCCAAGAAGTACCCGCAAGAAACTGACCGTCTTCGTCGAAGCTTCTACATTGACGATCTTCTGTCAGGAGGACAGGATGTTCAACAAGCAAGGACGCGAAAGGAAACAGCGACGGAGATACTGAGTGATGCTTCGTTTGAACTTCACAAATGGCATTCCAACGAGCCTCAACTGGAGGACAGACCACCCTCCACGTCTTACGAAGAGCAGTCGTACGCCAAACAGCAGCTACAAGCCCAGTCAAGCGGGTCGAAGCTATTAGGGGTCAAGTGGAACAAGGAGGACGATACGATTGCGGTACAGTTTCCAGAAGTAGTTAGCAAGCCGACCAAACGAGAGGTTTTGGCGAAACTGGCTAAGGTTTACGACCCCCTCGGACTCGCCTCGCCAACTGTACTACAAGGGAAACAAATATTTCGCAAAATTTGTGATTCTAAAGCCTCATGGGATTCACCTATCCCAGGGGATCTCCGCATGCAGTTCCAAAGGTGGGAAGAGTGTGTACCAGCGGAAGTGACTACCTCAAGACCCATAGCACCCTACCGCGAAGCAGTTTGTAGTCTTGAGCTCCACGCATTTGGAGACGCATCAACTTATGGAGTCGGAGCTGCCGTTTAGTCCATCGTCCGTCAAAGGGGAGGAATCACTTAAACACTGGTGACagtggtcgtagtaccactttaaatttgatttttcgtttattaCATTCAGGATTTTATcctagtttatttgtctttctCCCCATAGCTTGTGAATTTTGTTTGTCCTATTCATATTTATCTTTGTGAACGGTTTAAGCCCCCGAGATAACTATaacatcattaagtaaagtacgatcgtccgcgtgagtgtagtcctgagaaggactgtttgagatgacattgactgacgtttcgacaacctaagcggaagtcatcttcagagtcaagtgatttgtgtaacttaagtagatactataagaactccggtcgtagatgtcattggtcaacttatcccttgttattggtcgactgtcacttgagcctagatgtaattggctgggaagactaaatagtgataggtgcgttttaatccgtctataggtctaaggtcaatacgtgtatcgtagaatactttgggcagtactgtgagagtaaatcagtgtgttgtttgtctgttgatgtcgtagatgagtcgtttgtagggtgcgggaagttgtaggcatctgcttattggtgtctgttctaagttagtaaaccagctttccagtacgatccgttggtagtagttagtgctgtAGGAAACACATGCAGCatagtcccagtcgattctgtggtttgtccgTAGATAGTGTtgagcaatgttattgttgatgtcaccattcctcgtcgctcgtctgtgttcagtcagtctagtctTCCAATGTCTGCCGGTCtcagtggtttcataatttgtcttcgtttttgcatccagacaagtatagttttc
The sequence above is a segment of the Montipora foliosa isolate CH-2021 unplaced genomic scaffold, ASM3666993v2 scaffold_447, whole genome shotgun sequence genome. Coding sequences within it:
- the LOC137989223 gene encoding uncharacterized protein, which translates into the protein MRIVYDASARATPNSPSLNDCLHPGPALQYRRWDILIQQRDYPVVLAGDIKKAFLQIRIHESERDALRFHWRPSPLSEIETYRFTRVLFGLSPSPFLLGGVLECHLDAWAKKYPQETDRLRRSFYIDDLLSGGQDVQQARTRKETATEILSDASFELHKWHSNEPQLEDRPPSTSYEEQSYAKQQLQAQSSGSKLLGVKWNKEDDTIAVQFPEVVSKPTKREVLAKLAKVYDPLGLASPTVLQGKQIFRKICDSKASWDSPIPGDLRMQFQRWEECVPAEVTTSRPIAPYREAVCSLELHAFGDASTYGVGAAV